Below is a window of Bordetella genomosp. 9 DNA.
AGGACAGCCGCTGGAAGAAGAACAGGTTGGTGAAGAAGCCGATCAGCCGCAGCAGGGCATAGGCGGTGAGGGTGCTGAGTATGCCGATCACGGCGGCGATCGCCGCGATGCGCAGCAAGCGCGCGCTGGCGGCGAAATCGCCCTTGTTCTTGTCGGGGTGCAGGGTCATGCGCGCGTCATTCCGGAAAGCCACGATGGAGGATGGCGCAAGTATATCGTAGTACGATGTATTTCCGGAGCTGGCGTGTAGGCGCCGTGTAAACTGCCGGATTTTTGATTCGGCGGTATGGATTCAGCACACCGGCGCGCAGGCCTGAGCGGCCCGACCCTGGTTCGCCTGCTTGCCCGCCTGACGGACATCGATGTTTCGGAACCCAGACAGTCCCTGGCCGACCGGCTCAGCCTGTGGCTGGGCTGGACGGACGCGATTGCCCTGTCCGCGGTGCTGAACAGCAATCCGCCGACGGCGGATCGCCAGCCCGACAGCGCGGAAGAAGAGGAGTGTGCCCGGGTGCGCAACGCGTTGACCAACGCCATCACGGAAAAGAACCGCGCGCCCAGGGCGGCGGACAGCCATCCCAGGACGCGCGCCGCCGCGGCCGAGCGTGGGCGGGCGCCCGCGGCGCCGGTCGACTACGGCCTTTACCGGCAGCGCTATCTTTCCCTGCAACAAGCCATGGAAACCGGCATCGGCAACCTGCGCACGCGCCTGCGCGGCATGATGGCCGGCCGCACGCCGGCCATGACGCAGCTGGCGGCCGTCGACGCCATCATGGAAAAAGCCCTGGGCGCGCGGGAACACAATGCCCTGGCGGCGGTGCCGGGCCTGCTGGAAGGCTATTTCCACCGCCTGCGCCGCGCCGAGGCCGCCGCCCTGGCCGAGGCCGAGGACGCCGGCCATCCGCCGCCGGCCGCCGCCGGCGCGTGGCTGGATGTATTTCGCCAGGACATGCGTGCAATCCTGCTCGCCGAACTGGATATTCGTTTCAAGCCTGTCGAAGGCCTGCTGGCGGCGTTGCGCGTTCCGCGCGGCGGCCGCGCTGAACCCGGGATGTCATGACCAGAATTCTCTCTATCGCTGCTTTCGTCTTGGGCCTGGCCGTCGTGGGCTGGGTGGGCGCGGGCTATATCGGTTCGAATCCCCTGGCGCTGGCGATGACCGCCATGATCGCGGTGGTTTTCCTGGGCGGTTGCTGGGAGCTGCGCCGCTACCAGGTGGCGACGGGCACGCTATCGCGCGCGCTGGCCGGCCTGTCGACGCCGCCGGCCACCCTGGCGGGCTGGCTGGACACGCTGCACCCCGCCTTGCGCGGGCCGGTGCGCCTGCGGGTCGAAGGCGACCGCGTGGCGCTGCCCGGACCGGCGCTCACGCCTTACCTGGTGGGCCTGCTGGTGTTGCTGGGCATGCTGGGTACCTTCCTCGGCATGGTGGCCACCCTGCGCGGCACCGGCATCGCGCTGGAAAGCGCGACGGATCTGCAAGCCATCCGGGCGTCGCTGGCGGCTCCCGTGAAGGGACTGGGCTTCGCCTTCGGCACGTCCGTCGCGGGCGTGGCGGCCTCGGCCGCGCTGGGCTTGCTGTCGGCGCTGTGCCGGCGCGAGCGCATCCTGGCCGGACAGCGGCTGGACATGGGCGTCGCCACGGTGCTGCGCGAGCACACGGCCGCCCATCGGCGCGACGAGACCTTCCGTCTGCTGCAACGCCAGGCCGAGGCGATGCCCGTCCTGGTGGACCGTCTACAGACCATGATGACGGGCATGGAGCAGCGCAATCAGTCGCTGAACGAGCAACTGGCCAGCGGCATGGCGGCGATGGAGCGGCAGCATGCCGCCATGGGCGAACGCCTGGCCACCGGACAGGCGGCGCTCGACCAGCGGCTGGCTTCCGGGCAGGATGCCCTGAACACCCGATTGGGCGCTGGCCAGGAAGCCTTCCACGAGAAGACGGAGGCCGCCTACGCGCGGCTGGCCGCGTCGGTGGAGCACACGCTGAAGGAAAGCGCGGCCGAGGGCGCTCGCCTGGCGGGCGCGGCCCTGCAGCCGGTCGTCGAAGCGACCATGGCCGGCCTGGCGCGCGAAACCGCGGCCTTGCGCGAATCCGTCGCGCAGGCGGTCAGGCAGCAGCACGAAGCGATCGAACAGGCCGTGCAGCGGCAGCACGTATCCTTCACCCAGGCGGTGGATCGGCAGCATGCCTCCATCACCGAGGCGGTGGAACGGCAGCATGCGTCCATTACCGAGACGGTGGAACGGCAACATGCATCGATTACCCAGGCGGTCGAACGGCAGCACGACGCCATCACCCAGGCCGCCCGGCAACAGCACGACGCCGTGGCCCAGGCCACGCTGGCGCAGCGGGAAACCATCGCCCTGGCGCTGCAGCGGCAGCAGGATACGGTGGCCGATGCCGTGCAGAAGCAGCTGGACGGCGTGTCCACCCGTTTCGAGGCCACCGCGGCCGCGCTGGAACAGCTCTGGAACCAGGCGCTGAACCAGCACAGGCAAAGCAATGCCGCCTTGGCCGACGACCTGCGCGGGACGCTGGATCGCTATGCCGGCACGTTCGAGCAGCGCTCGGCCAGCCTGGTGGACGCGGTCGCCGGCCGTCTGGATACCGTCACCGCGGACATGTCGCGCGCCTGGACGGACGCACTGGCCTTGCAGCAGGATGTCGGCGGCGAACTGGCGACGCGCAACCAGCAGGCGCTGACCGCGGCCGCCGCGGCCTTCGAGCAGCATTCCGCCGCGCTGCTGGCCCAATTGCTGGCGAGCTTCGAACAACAATCCGTGGCCTTGCTGCAGGCGGTCGAGCAGACCCACGACAGCCAGCGGCTGGCTCTGGAAGCGCGCGACCGCGAAAGGCTGGATGCCTGGACCGGCTCGCTGTCCGCCATCGCGGGCGACATGCGCGCGCAATGGCGCGAGACCGGCGAACAGACGACGGCGCGTCAGCAGGAAATCTGCGACACGCTGTCGCGCACCGCGCGCGAGATCACCGAACATACGCAATCGCATGCCCGCGAGACCATCGCCGAGATCGAACGCCTGGTGCAAGCCGCCGCGGAAGCGCCGCGCGCGGCCGCCGACGTGGTCGCCGAGCTGCGCCAGAAGCTGTCCGACAGCATGGTCCGCGACAACGCCATGCTGGAAGAACGCAGCCGGCTGCTCGACACCCTGGGCACCTTGCTGGACGCGGTCAATCGCGCGTCCACCGAACAGCGCGAGGCCGTGGAAGCCCTGGTCGGCACATCCGCCGATCTGCTGGCGCGCGTCGGCAGCCAGTTCACCGATACGCTGGAAGCGGAAACCGCCAAACTGGCGGAAGCCGCGGGCCTGGTTTCCGGCAGCGTGGTCGAGGTGGCGAGCATGGGCGACGCCTTTGGCGCGGCCGTGCAGGCCTATGGCCAGTCCAACGAAAAGCTGATGGAGCATCTGCAGCGCATCGAAGGGGCCCTGGAAAAATCCATCGCCCGCAGCGACGAGCAGCTCGCGTATTACGTGGCGCAGGCGCGCGAGGCGATCGACCTGAGCGTGATGTCGCAGAAGCAGATCATCGAGGAGCTGCAGCAACTGGCCGAGCAGCGCACGTCGGCGGGTAGCGAAGCGGCATGAACGACGATATCGATGGCGGCATCGAGACCACGGTCCCGACCTGGGCCGTGTTTGGCGACCTGATGTCGGCCGCCCTGGGCGCCTTCGTTCTCATCCTGGTCGGTGTGGTGGGCCTGCAACTGCAGTTGTCGGCCAAGCTCGACGAGGAAGTCAAGCAGCGGCAGGCCGAGACGCAGCGGCGCCAGACGCTGGAGCAGGCGCTGGCCGTGCCGCTGGCGACGGGGCGCATCACCCTGGTCAACGGCCGCATCGGCATCAGCGGGAATGTGCTGTTCGCCTTGAATTCCGACCAGTTGCAGCCCGAGGGGCGCGAGGTGCTGAAGAGCCTGGCGCAACCGCTGACCGATTACCTGCGTACCCGCGATGAGGTGCTGATGGTGAGCGGCTTCACCGACAACCAGCAGGTGCGCGGCAACAATCGCGGATTTGCCGACAATTGGGAGCTGTCCGCGCAACGGGCGCTGACGGTGACGCGGGCGCTGATCGACGCCGGGGTGGCGCCGGAGTCGGTGTTTGCGGCGGCCTTCGGGGCGGAGCATCCGGTGGCGTCGAACGCCGACGCGGATGGCCGCGCCAAGAACCGCCGCGTGGAAATCGCGCCGGTGCCACGGCAGGCGGGGCAGGAGCGCGCGCCGCAGATGGTGCCGCAAACGGCGCCGCCGGCCGGCACGGGCGCCCAGAGGCCGGGCGGTGAGTAAGGCGCCACCAGACGGCGCCACGGCGCCCAGCGTGCTCGATACGCTGGCGGCCTGGCGCGAACAGGGCGCCGATCGGCTGGACCCGACCCGGTTCCGCATCATCGAGGCGCTGGCGCGCCGCGCCGCCGCCGCCCAAGGCGATGCCGCGCGCGGCGTGCTGGAACAAAGGCTGGCGCAACGGGTGCAGGCCTATCAGCGCGATGTCGACGCGGCCCGCGTGCAACCCGTCGAAGGCCATCCGGACGGCGGGCAGCCGGCGGCGACGCCGGGGCCGGAAAGTCCGCTTTCCGCCTTTATCCGGGAATTGCAGGCAACCGCCGCCAGGCCGGCCGCCTCGGCTGCTTCGGCTGCTTCGGCCGAAGACGCCGCGCCGAGCATGGCCGCCGCCAGCTATCCCGACCTCGCATTGCTGGACTTCTTCCGCGACACCTGGGGCCGCTACAAGACCCGCCGGCAGTTGAAGCAATCCGAAGAGCGCGTCCCGGAAAACGCCGGGCCGCTGAACTCCAGCCTGCTGGTGCACCGCACCCTGTCGCTTATGCGCGAGGTTTCTCCCGAATACCTGCATCAATTTCTTTCCTACGTCGACGCGTTGGCATGGGTGGAGCAGGCCACCAGCGTCGATCTCCTGACCGACAAGGACCGGGCCAGAGGCGGTGCCCGGAAAGCCTCCCGCGGCCCTCGATCCCCGGGCTAGTCCTTCTGGCTAGTCATAAGTAGTTACGCCATTCGGCCATCGCGGTCCGCTGTTTGCTAGAGCAGCCACCGGCAAGGCCGGCGCGCCCGTCGTGCGGCCCCGTCATCTTTCAATTCGGCGCGTCGCCAGCGCGTCGATTCAAGGAGAATCCGCATGCCATTGGCCAAATCCCTGACCGTCATGGGCCGTCTCGCCACGGCCTGCCTCGCGCTTGCCATCATCCAGGGTTGCGCGAGCCGTCCCGAAAGCAATGAACCGCTGGTCCCCACCTTCCAGAGCCAGAGGGTGCTGAACGGCGTCACCACCACGCCGGAAGGCCGGGTGTTCGTCAGCTATCCGCAGGCTGACGGCAAAGGCATGCAGGTTGCCGAACTGGACGCGCAAGGCCAGCCTTATCCGTTCCCCGACGCCAGCTGGAACAGCCCGCAGAGCTGGGCGCCCGGCACGGTGGGATCGGGCTATGTGCAAGTGAATTCGCTGCGCACCGGTCCGGACGGCAAGCTGTGGATCCTGGATGCCGGGGCGCCGGGCATGGGCCAGCAGGCGGTCAAGGGCGGCGCGCGGCTGTTCCGCTTCGATCCGCAGACCCGGCAGCTGCTGCAGACCTACGACCTGGCGGCCGCCGTCTATCCGTACAGCTTTATCGACGACGTCCGCTTCAACGGCCGCTACGCCTATCTGACCGACGCCGGCGCGCCCGGGTTGATCGTGCTCGATCTGCAGACCGGGGCAGTGCGCCGGGTGCTGGACAACAATAACGCCACCACCGCCATGCGGCAGTTGCGGGCGGATGGCCATGCGGTGCTGGATACCAAGGGCCAGCCGGTGCGCGTCCATGCCGACCAGCTGGAAGTGTCGCCGGACGGGCAATGGCTGTACTTCCAGCCGGCTTCCGGTCCCATGGCGCGGATCGCCACGCGCTGGCTGAACGATCCGGCGGTG
It encodes the following:
- a CDS encoding DUF3348 domain-containing protein, producing the protein MDSAHRRAGLSGPTLVRLLARLTDIDVSEPRQSLADRLSLWLGWTDAIALSAVLNSNPPTADRQPDSAEEEECARVRNALTNAITEKNRAPRAADSHPRTRAAAAERGRAPAAPVDYGLYRQRYLSLQQAMETGIGNLRTRLRGMMAGRTPAMTQLAAVDAIMEKALGAREHNALAAVPGLLEGYFHRLRRAEAAALAEAEDAGHPPPAAAGAWLDVFRQDMRAILLAELDIRFKPVEGLLAALRVPRGGRAEPGMS
- a CDS encoding DUF802 domain-containing protein codes for the protein MTRILSIAAFVLGLAVVGWVGAGYIGSNPLALAMTAMIAVVFLGGCWELRRYQVATGTLSRALAGLSTPPATLAGWLDTLHPALRGPVRLRVEGDRVALPGPALTPYLVGLLVLLGMLGTFLGMVATLRGTGIALESATDLQAIRASLAAPVKGLGFAFGTSVAGVAASAALGLLSALCRRERILAGQRLDMGVATVLREHTAAHRRDETFRLLQRQAEAMPVLVDRLQTMMTGMEQRNQSLNEQLASGMAAMERQHAAMGERLATGQAALDQRLASGQDALNTRLGAGQEAFHEKTEAAYARLAASVEHTLKESAAEGARLAGAALQPVVEATMAGLARETAALRESVAQAVRQQHEAIEQAVQRQHVSFTQAVDRQHASITEAVERQHASITETVERQHASITQAVERQHDAITQAARQQHDAVAQATLAQRETIALALQRQQDTVADAVQKQLDGVSTRFEATAAALEQLWNQALNQHRQSNAALADDLRGTLDRYAGTFEQRSASLVDAVAGRLDTVTADMSRAWTDALALQQDVGGELATRNQQALTAAAAAFEQHSAALLAQLLASFEQQSVALLQAVEQTHDSQRLALEARDRERLDAWTGSLSAIAGDMRAQWRETGEQTTARQQEICDTLSRTAREITEHTQSHARETIAEIERLVQAAAEAPRAAADVVAELRQKLSDSMVRDNAMLEERSRLLDTLGTLLDAVNRASTEQREAVEALVGTSADLLARVGSQFTDTLEAETAKLAEAAGLVSGSVVEVASMGDAFGAAVQAYGQSNEKLMEHLQRIEGALEKSIARSDEQLAYYVAQAREAIDLSVMSQKQIIEELQQLAEQRTSAGSEAA
- a CDS encoding OmpA family protein, giving the protein MNDDIDGGIETTVPTWAVFGDLMSAALGAFVLILVGVVGLQLQLSAKLDEEVKQRQAETQRRQTLEQALAVPLATGRITLVNGRIGISGNVLFALNSDQLQPEGREVLKSLAQPLTDYLRTRDEVLMVSGFTDNQQVRGNNRGFADNWELSAQRALTVTRALIDAGVAPESVFAAAFGAEHPVASNADADGRAKNRRVEIAPVPRQAGQERAPQMVPQTAPPAGTGAQRPGGE
- a CDS encoding DUF2894 domain-containing protein, with translation MSKAPPDGATAPSVLDTLAAWREQGADRLDPTRFRIIEALARRAAAAQGDAARGVLEQRLAQRVQAYQRDVDAARVQPVEGHPDGGQPAATPGPESPLSAFIRELQATAARPAASAASAASAEDAAPSMAAASYPDLALLDFFRDTWGRYKTRRQLKQSEERVPENAGPLNSSLLVHRTLSLMREVSPEYLHQFLSYVDALAWVEQATSVDLLTDKDRARGGARKASRGPRSPG
- a CDS encoding SMP-30/gluconolactonase/LRE family protein; this encodes MPLAKSLTVMGRLATACLALAIIQGCASRPESNEPLVPTFQSQRVLNGVTTTPEGRVFVSYPQADGKGMQVAELDAQGQPYPFPDASWNSPQSWAPGTVGSGYVQVNSLRTGPDGKLWILDAGAPGMGQQAVKGGARLFRFDPQTRQLLQTYDLAAAVYPYSFIDDVRFNGRYAYLTDAGAPGLIVLDLQTGAVRRVLDNNNATTAMRQLRADGHAVLDTKGQPVRVHADQLEVSPDGQWLYFQPASGPMARIATRWLNDPAVSEKEIESRVELAWADTPSTGGTAIDAQGNLYTTDTDKHRILRISPEGKISTVIQDDRLVWGDALWIDRQGFLWIPASQLSRTPAFNSGRMEVQYPVWIYRLQIHAAPSPLDHP